A genomic window from Yarrowia lipolytica chromosome 1D, complete sequence includes:
- a CDS encoding uncharacterized protein (Compare to YALI0D00781g, no similarity): MSLPARLSRMAHRFFSQIVAEDESEDESNDVGFVPRTEDLTVEYDTCIDISSVIDVVGTERDASDRDDVVEGEGDGATGDIVTDMALTDMDDVSSAGDASSDGDASSIGGDDGVAVVDKDITSTIVNEVVESRDRACDGTPEAREAGHQDTGAVPVSNHVHSQTIKVTRAPRLRPDLSDSEMSGISDESEVDVEVENVVDTDAPLTDVINGIVRERRKQAKREARKRAKTHQKNKGYKISKPHKKHEHNAKELEAIERQLEEEV; encoded by the coding sequence ATGTCTTTACCGGCAAGATTATCGCGCATGGCGCACCGATTTTTCTCCCAGATCGTCGCCGAGGACGAATCTGAGGACGAATCGAACGATGTTGGGTTTGTACCCCGTACCGAGGATCTCACCGTGGAATACGACACCTGTATTGACATTAGTTCTGTTATTGATGTTGTGGGCACTGAGAGGGATGCAAGCGACAGGGATGATGTGGTTGAGGGCGAAGGAGATGGCGCAACTGGCGATATTGTCACTGATATGGCTCTTACCGACATGGACGATGTCAGCTCCGCTGGTGATGCCAGCTCGGATGGCGATGCCAGCTCGATTGGAGGTGACGACGGTGTGGCAGTTGTTGACAAGGACATTACTTCGACAATTGTGAACGAGGTTgttgagtcacgtgatcgagcATGTGATGGTACTCCGGAGGCACGTGAGGCCGGACACCAAGATACCGGCGCCGTCCCCGTTTCTAATCACGTTCACAGCCAAACAATCAAGGTGACTCGAGCCCCTCGGCTTCGACCGGATCTCAGCGATTCGGAAATGTCCGGAATTTCAGACGAGTCCGAAGTCGACGTTGAGGTCGAGAACGTGGTGGACACAGACGCGCCGCTCACTGACGTCATCAATGGTATTGTGCGGGAGCGACGCAAGCAGGCAAAGCGAGAAGCCCGTAAACGAGCAAAGACTCACCAGAAGAACAAGGGCTACAAGATTTCAAAGCCACACAAGAAGCATGAGCACAATGCCAAGGAGTTGGAGGCAATTGAGCGacagttggaggaggaggtttaG
- a CDS encoding uncharacterized protein (Compare to YALI0D00803g, weakly similar to uniprot|Q9P7X2 Schizosaccharomyces pombe Hypothetical coiled-coil protein) produces the protein MYTLLPNQAGGPPPIHVKLTAEILEQIQNAGGKGLTVSLSGTTPCIKIDNTTFAAHMSQEPSFHSLYQRKGDSLQSLGQIGQKLVLKRSSESPKRPTNSASASASPRMRVTPSPSPQPKSHPSSPVVKTKNRTLNIPVSKPLSRESLSSLPMRVLHLLALQPTSPEVVANRTKNSLADVTALCKEYGVQVASGSYKLADKYFKDLRCWDWKPYSEDERLKVVQASREAFDRLSLPDDHPARRNLIDPKIRREREQQQARERERERERERERERERVEKEKSDRDSRTSRESSSSSSTPPAEAGPATKRGGGILVTKQPLKKRKAATTAESDPVKKTAAAKKPPTSSTTSTVNRETITKTSPSSSSTAKASPAPSTASTKAGATSTTSKSSPAPSSVAKSSPAPVAKSSPASSAAKSSPAPVVTTTSSATSSSASPAPHYLSLARQFKESYDEYVKMYKTVAKQPGSDMKKLLMMHRQLETWKKELWAYDKGRSSEQMRQRSPAVKSDRKAVSTKDRLFGMKKVTT, from the coding sequence ATGTACACCCTACTCCCCAaccaagcaggaggacCACCACCAATCCATGTGAAGCTCACAGCcgagattctggagcaAATACAAAACGCCGGCGGCAAGGGCCTCACGGTCTCTCTGTCGGGAACCACCCCATGCATCAAAATCGACAACACAACGTTTGCGGCCCACATGTCGCAGGAGCCTTCGTTCCACTCGCTATACCAACGGAAAGGCGACTCACTGCAGTCGCTGGGCCAGATTGGCCAGAAGCTCGTGCTCAAGCGGTCCTCCGAGTCCCCCAAACGCCCCACTAACTCTGCATCTGCATCTGCATCACCTCGAATGAGAGTCACCCCATCGCCCTCCCCTCAGCCCAAATCGCATCCCTCCTCGCCCGTCGTGAAGACGAAAAACCGCACGCTCAACATTCCTGTGAGCAAGCcgctgtcacgtgagtcgCTCTCCTCGCTGCCCATGCGGGTTCTGCATCTGTTGGCTCTGCAACCCACGTCTCCAGAGGTTGTGGCTAACCGCACGAAGAACTCGCTGGCAGACGTGACGGCGCTGTGCAAGGAATATGGTGTGCAGGTCGCCTCAGGGAGCTACAAGCTTGCCGACAAGTACTTCAAGGACCTGCGGTGCTGGGACTGGAAGCCGTACTCGGAAGACGAACGGCTCAAGGTGGTGCAAGCCTCGCGCGAGGCATTTGACCGGCTTAGTCTGCCGGACGACCACCCGGCCCGACGCAATTTGATTGACCCCAAGATCCGAAGAGAGCGAGAACAGCAACAGGCTCGAGAGCGAGAACGGGaacgagagagagaaaggGAGAGAGAACGAGAGAgagtggagaaggaaaagtcGGACAGAGACTCACGAACCTCTCGAGAGtcatcctcatcgtcctccactcctccagctgaaGCTGGTCCTGCTACCAAGCGAGGAGGGGGTATCCTGGTGACCAAGCAGCCTCTCAAGAAACGTAAGGCTGCTACCACAGCCGAGTCTGACCCTGTCAagaagactgctgctgccaagaagcctCCAACGTCATCTacgacaagtacagtgAACCGAGAGACCATCACAAAGACCTCCCcatcctcttcctccacagccAAGGCATCCCCTGCTCCTTCTACAGCTTCTACCAAGGCGGGTGCAACGAGCACGACCTCCAAATCGTCACCCGCCCCTTCGTCAGTGGCAAAATCGTCACCTGCACCTGTGGCCAAGTCGtctcctgcttcttctgcagccAAGTCGTCACCCGCACCTGTGGTCACCACAACCAGCTCTGCGacctcgtcctcggcgTCGCCCGCTCCCCACTACCTCTCATTGGCGCGCCAGTTCAAGGAGTCATACGATGAGTACGTGAAAATGTACAAAACTGTGGCCAAGCAGCCCGGCAGCGACATGAAGAAGTTGCTGATGATGCACCGACAGCTGGAGACGTGGAAAAAGGAGCTGTGGGCTTACGACAAGGGCCGTAGCTCCGAACAGATGCGTCAGAGATCTCCCGCAGTGAAATCTGACCGTAAGGCCGTGAGCACCAAGGACCGGCTGTTTGGCATGAAAAAGGTGACCACTTGA